Proteins co-encoded in one Arachis hypogaea cultivar Tifrunner chromosome 13, arahy.Tifrunner.gnm2.J5K5, whole genome shotgun sequence genomic window:
- the LOC112733032 gene encoding uncharacterized protein: MILVKVAKYFDFMIVGVTDVTELETDEIELGYEVPDHSDFREDKIPTVELRFDSLQLTQEFYATYAKKVRFVTSTVAVAASTCIQHCHHCFYRRRTTLSGPSALLCFVSAPANYSVSHSPPLLQNRSIPSRVLNPQSDSVSLHSPPRFEKMKHKAEAEAKVLPLELVEKILLWLPVKSLIRFRCVSKKWLSLVSDSRFAKLHYDTADAAPTNKNTRLLYLSSELPEACCVDLEASICGDYALQLPLSCRHFSLSILGSCRGFILLRIHVHGAPLLLWNPVTGSHRSVPYPVADSDAPYWMGFGSSNN; encoded by the exons aTGATACTTGTAAAAGTAGCGAAATATTTTGATTTCATG ATTGTTGGAGTGACGGACGTGACTGAGCTAGAAACTGATGAGATAGAACTTGGTTATGAG GTACCGGATCACAGTGACTTTCGCGAAGACAAAATACCAACAGTTGAATTGCGATTTGATTCTTTGCAACTGACACAAGAATTTTATGCGACTTATGCAAAGAAAGTTCGTTTCGTAA CTTCTACCGTCGCTGTCGCTGCCTCAACCTGCATTCAGCACTGCCACCACTGCTTTTACCGCCGCCGCACCACACTTTCCGGTCCCTCTGCATTGTTGTGCTTCGTCTCTGCCCCTGCGAACTACTCAG TCTCACACTCTCCTCCGCTTCTCCAGAACCGCTCAATTCCGTCCAGAGTTCTCAACCCTCAGTCAGATTCAGTCTCTCTCCACTCTCCTCCGAGGTTTGAGAAGATGAAGCACAAGGCTGAGGCTGAAGCTAAGGTTCTCCCTCTCGAATTGGTGGAGAAAATCCTATTATGGTTGCCGGTAAAATCCCTAATTCGGTTCAGGTGCGTCTCTAAAAAATGGCTTTCTCTGGTTTCTGATTCACGTTTTGCAAAATTGCATTACGACACTGCTGATGCCGCACCCACCAATAAGAACACTAGGCTTCTGTACTTGTCGAGTGAGCTTCCCGAAGCTTGTTGTGTAGATCTGGAAGCTTCGATTTGCGGCGATTACGCGCTTCAGCTTCCTCTAAGTTGTCGTCATTTCAGCCTTAGTATTCTAGGTTCATGCAGGGGCTTCATACTGTTGCGCATTCATGTTCATGGTGCTCCGCTCCTTCTGTGGAACCCTGTAACGGGTTCTCACAGATCAGTGCCGTACCCTGTTGCTGACTCTGATGCTCCTTATTGGATGGGTTTTGGCTCGTCAAATAATTAA
- the LOC112737718 gene encoding receptor-like protein kinase HSL1 — translation MAKLIQLGTLDLSYNEMSGEILGWISGLNRLNELNLAHNRFSSTIPKELGRLSELTVLDLSSNQFSGEIPLELENLKLNKFNLSYNRLSWDVLPHYATKNYEICFVGNPELCVKGFGKCHSSRGRKYRRYAWIFRSIFAVARILFILGVAVFYVRYRNLRKKKRSLNVSKWRSFHKLGFDEFEIVKLMSEDNVIGSRSSGKVYKVVLSSGAVVAVKKLWRETKDGIGIVGSEKDEFDVEVETLGKIRHKNIVRLWSCYNSGDSRLLVYEYIPNGNLADMLKSNKKSLLDWPTRYKIAIDAAEGLSYLHHRDVKSNNILLDSEFGAKVADFGVAKIVNGTSQGAVSMSVIAGSYGYIAPEYAYTLRVNKKSDIYSFGVVILELVTERPSNHADYGENDMVKWVSSLLEQKGMDHVIDPALDSTYREEISKVLSVRFLCTNVLPINCPAMWWVVKMPREAATVPRSRRMREVTHSPYFDRDFLS, via the exons ATGGCTAAATTGATCCAGTTGGGTACTCTTGATTTGAGCTATAATGAAATGTCTGGTGAAATTCTGGGTTGGATTAGCGGTTTGAATAGACTCAATGAGCTTAATTTGGCACATAATAGGTTTAGTAGCACAATTCCAAAGGAATTAGGAAGGTTGTCTGAGCTCACTGTCCTTGATCTTTCTAGTAACCAATTTTCTGGTGAGATTCCTCTAGAGCTGGAGAATCTGAAGCTCAATAAGTTCAATTTGTCATACAATCGGCTTTCTTGGGATGTTCTGCCTCATTATGCCACTAAGAATTATGAAATATGTTTTGTAGGAAACCCTGAGCTTTGTGTTAAAGGATTTGGGAAATGTCATAGCTCAAGGGGTAGAAAGTACCGGAGGTATGCATGGATTTTCAGGTCCATATTTGCAGTTGCTAGAATCTTGTTCATCCTTGGGGTGGCTGTGTTTTATGTGAGATACAGGAActtaagaaagaagaagagaagtttaAATGTTTCAAAATGGAGGTCGTTTCATAAGCTAGGCTTTGATGAGTTTGAGattgtgaaattgatgagtgAAGACAATGTGATAGGGAGTAGATCATCTGGGAAGGTTTACAAGGTTGTTCTAAGCAGTGGTGCTGTTGTGGCCGTCAAGAAATTATGGAGAGAAACCAAGGATGGAATTGGGATTGTTGGTTCTGAAAaagatgaatttgatgttgaagttgAAACACTAGGAAAAATAAGGCACAAAAATATAGTAAGGTTGTGGAGTTGCTACAACAGTGGTGACAGCAGGCTCCTGGTTTATGAATATATACCGAATGGGAACTTGGCCGATATGTTGAAGAGTAACAAGAAAAGCTTGTTGGATTGGCCAACAAGGTACAAGATTGCAATTGATGCTGCTGAGGGGCTTTCTTATTTGCATCATAGGGATGTAAAATCGAACAACATATTGCTCGACAGTGAGTTTGGAGCAAAAGTGGCTGATTTTGGAGTTGCCAAAATTGTTAATGGAACTAGCCAAGGGGCGGTGTCCATGTCTGTAATTGCAGGCTCTTATGGTTACATCGCACCAG AATATGCATATACTCTTCGGGTGAACAAAAAGAGTGATATTTACAGCTTTGGTGTTGTCATTTTGGAGTTAGTAACCGAAAGACCTTCTAATCATGCAGATTACGGGGAAAATGATATGGTAAAATGGGTCTCATCCTTGTTGGAACAGAAAGGAATGGATCATGTGATTGATCCTGCCCTTGATTCAACATACAGGGAGGAAATCAGCAAGGTACTTAGTGTGAGGTTTCTCTGCACAAACGTTCTCCCTATAAACTGCCCTGCAATGTGGTGGGTGGTGAAAATGCCTCGGGAAGCAGCAACGGTTCCCAGATCCCGAAGAATGAGGGAGGTAACACACTCCCCTTATTTTGATAGAGATTTCTTATCGTGA